The Dendropsophus ebraccatus isolate aDenEbr1 chromosome 10, aDenEbr1.pat, whole genome shotgun sequence genome has a segment encoding these proteins:
- the LOC138766669 gene encoding class I histocompatibility antigen, F10 alpha chain-like isoform X4 produces MSRRILRTLFLPSSGYNNISSLILLLLCSSTVNSDSHSLRYYYTGVSAPGSGLPEFSISGYVDDRQIDKYSSDSRKNIPVAQWMNKKDPEYWERETKIAKQTERWFRHDVRTAMSRFNQTGGFHSYQVMYGCELRDDGSIRGYEQHGYDGREFLSLDTQTGTYIPTMAEAQITTQKINSPDVHAGKRSTHYLMNDCIQALMEYVEYGREDLERRVRPQVKVSGQERDGILTLHCQAYGFHPKPVDVKWMKNEEDDLPAYQTTQTLPNPDGTYQIRVSAEVIPKEGDSYSCYVDHSSLEEPLLVRWEPTKPISVVMLAVIAVLVVITLLGAGVGGFFLYKKRKYDYKATSSEYSP; encoded by the exons ATGTCTCGTCGTATTTTGAGGACCCTGTTTTTACCTTCATCAGGATATAATAATATATCATCCttaatcctgcttcttctgtgtTCGTCTACAGTGAATTCTG ACAGTCACTCTCTGCGCTATTACTACACTGGGGTCTCGGCTCCAGGGTCCGGGCTGCCTGAGTTCTCCATAAGTGGATATGTGGATGATCGGCAGATCGATAAATACAGCAGTGATAGCAGGAAAAATATCCCGGTGGCTCAATGGATGAATAAGAAGGATCCAGAGTACTGGGAGAGAGAGACGAAGATTGCGAAACAAACTGAGCGATGGTTTAGGCATGATGTGAGGACAGCGATGAGCCGCTTCAACCAGACTGGAG GTTTCCATTCCTACCAGGTGATGTACGGCTGTGAGCTGAGAGATGACGGCAGCATCAGGGGATATGAGCAGCACGGATATGATGGGAGAGAGTTCTTATCCCTGGACACACAGACAGGGACATATATCCCCACCATGGCCGAGGCTCAGATCACCACAcagaaaatcaatagtccagatgtGCATGCAGGGAAGAGAAGCACACACTATCTAATGAATGACTGTATCCAAGCTCTGATGGAATACGTTGAGTATGGGAGAGAAGACCTGGAAAGGAGAG tTCGGCCACAGGTGAAAGTATCCGGTCAGGAAAGAGATGGGATTCTGACGCTTCACTGCCAGGCGTACGGATTCCATCCCAAACCAGTGGACGTGAAGTGGATGAAGAACGAGGAGGACGACCTTCCCGCATATCAGACCACACAGACCCTCCCCAATCCTGACGGCACCTATCAGATCAGGGTCAGCGCGGAAGTGATCCCCAAAGAGGGCGACAGCTACTCCTGTTATGTGGATCACAGCAGCCtggaggagccgctccttgtcagatggg AACCAACAAAGCCGATTTCCGTGGTGATGCTTGCGGTCATTGCTGTGTTGGTCGTCATCACTCTTCTTGGTGCTGGTGTTGGAGGATTTTTCCTGTATAAAA aaaggAAATATGACTACAAGGCGACCAGCAGTGAGTATTCCCCATAG